ATCAGGGAAACGTATCCTGAACTGAATATCATTGCGGGAAATGTGGCTACTCCTGAAGCGACAAGAGACTTAATTGAAGCAGGAGCGAATGTGGTGAAGGTCGGAATTGGGCCTGGATCCATCTGTACAACCCGTGTTGTAGCTGGAGTAGGTGTTCCTCAAATCACAGCGATTTACGATTGTGCGACAGAAGCAAGAAATCATGGTGCTTCCATTATCGCTGACGGCGGAATTAAATATTCCGGCGATATCGTAAAAGCACTTGCTGCAGGGGGACATGCTGTAATGCTTGGCAGCCTGCTTGCCGGTACGACGGAGAGTCCTGGCGAAACGGAAATATTCCAGGGAAGAAGATTTAAAGTGTACCGCGGAATGGGTTCAGTTGGTGCCATGGAAAAAGGAAGCAAGGACCGTTATTTCCAAGAGGATAATAAAAAATTCGTTCCAGAAGGAATTGAAGGAAGAATTGCTTATAAGGGGCCATTGGCGGATACCGTTTATCAGCTTACCGGCGGGGTTCGCTCCGGAATGGGCTATTGCGGAACGAAAAATCTTTTCGAACTTCGTGAAAACAGCAAATTTATCCGCATGACCGGAGCTGGCCTGATTGAAAGCCATCCTCACGATGTAAACATTACAAAAGAATCGCCTAATTATTCAAGATAATATCGTAATCTATAAATAGTGTACAAAAAGCAAACATTTAGACAGAGACTCTTTCTCTGTCTATTTTTTTTAGCATCCCTATGATAGAATTAATTTTGTGTTTCTTTTCGAAAAAAATGACCAAGCTCCGTCCAAGCGGGACAAGCCGTTACGTATACTATAGCATCCCCATTTTTAAATGTTTTACCCACAGTCAAACCTATTACATAGATAGAAAATTCACATGGAGGTTATTGAACAGCATGAATCAAAAACGTATTTTAGCAGTTTTCATGGCAGCAGCGATGTTCCTTACTGTGCTTGCGCCAATGAAACAGGTATCCGCTGCAGCTGATCCAATCAGCATTAATGCAAAAGCGTCTATTTTAGTGGAAGCATCATCCGGAAAAATTCTCTACGGAAACAACATAGATGAATCTCTCCCGATTGCAAGTATGGCAAAAATCATGACTGAGTACCTGGTTATGGAAGCGATCAAAGACGGAAAAGTTACATGGGAGCAAACGTATACGCCTAACGACTATACATACAGCATCTCGCAAATCCGCGGACTGTCTAACGTACCTCTCAGAAAAGACGGAAGCTATACAGTAAAAGAATTGTATGAAGCGATGGCGATTTATTCAGCAAACGGTGCAGCCATTGCCCTTGCAGAAGTGGTTGCCGGCTCTGAAACAAATTTTGTTAAAATGATGAATGATAAAGCGAAAGAACTTGGTTTGACCGATTATCATTTTGTTAATGCTACAGGCCTTGAAAACAAAGATCTAAACGGAAATCATCCGGAGGGTACATCAGAGGATGACGAGAACAAAGTTTCAGCACGCGATATGGCGAAGCTTGCTTCCCGTTTAATTAAGGATTACCCAGAGATTCTTGAGACGGCAAGCATTCCGAGAAAGACCTTTAAAGAAGGAACGGACATGCCGAACTACAACTGGATGCTCAAAGGATTGATCTATGAGTATGAAGGAGTAGACGGACTCAAAACAGGTTCAACAGATTCAGCCGGTTCATCCTTTACGGCGACAGCTGAGAAAAACGGAATGCGTGTGATTACGGTTGTAATGGATGCTTCTGATGGAACAGGCGATTTAAAATCTCCTCGTTTCAAAGAGACAAAGAAGCTTCTCGATTTTGCCTACAATAATTATTCTGTAGAAGAGCTTTACCCTGCAGGCTATCAGATTAAAGGCAAATCTTCTATTCCAGTTGTCAGCGGAAAAGAAAAAGAGGTTGGAATCCAAACGGACCAGCCTATGACGGTTGCTATGAAAAACGGTGAAAAAGGCAACTACAAGGCTAAATATATGATAGATAAAAAGAAATTAAATGAAAAAGGCGAGCTGGCTGCTCCTTTTAAAGCAAAAGAGGCAGTTGGTAAAATGGTCGTAGATTATAAAGGCGAAGAAAAAGATTATGGTTTCCTAACTGGTGAAGCAGGCGGCGAAGTTAACGTCGTGACAAAAGAAGGCGTAGAAAAAGCCAACTGGTTTGTTCTGACGATGAGAGGCATTGGCGGATTCTTTGCCGGTCTTTGGGACAGTGTGGTTCAGACTGTATCCGGCTGGTTCTCC
The Metabacillus sp. FJAT-52054 genome window above contains:
- a CDS encoding serine hydrolase, which translates into the protein MNQKRILAVFMAAAMFLTVLAPMKQVSAAADPISINAKASILVEASSGKILYGNNIDESLPIASMAKIMTEYLVMEAIKDGKVTWEQTYTPNDYTYSISQIRGLSNVPLRKDGSYTVKELYEAMAIYSANGAAIALAEVVAGSETNFVKMMNDKAKELGLTDYHFVNATGLENKDLNGNHPEGTSEDDENKVSARDMAKLASRLIKDYPEILETASIPRKTFKEGTDMPNYNWMLKGLIYEYEGVDGLKTGSTDSAGSSFTATAEKNGMRVITVVMDASDGTGDLKSPRFKETKKLLDFAYNNYSVEELYPAGYQIKGKSSIPVVSGKEKEVGIQTDQPMTVAMKNGEKGNYKAKYMIDKKKLNEKGELAAPFKAKEAVGKMVVDYKGEEKDYGFLTGEAGGEVNVVTKEGVEKANWFVLTMRGIGGFFAGLWDSVVQTVSGWFS